A window of the Gossypium hirsutum isolate 1008001.06 chromosome A03, Gossypium_hirsutum_v2.1, whole genome shotgun sequence genome harbors these coding sequences:
- the LOC107952500 gene encoding uncharacterized protein — MEEDTEVWAEGQVKPRFIGPYLILKCVGLIAYQLDLPSEFDQIHDVLHISMLRRYHSDPAHIVSTEEIEVSPDLTFEEELVQILDCDVKVLRRKLMPLVKVLWHNHSSEEAMWEPEETMRQ, encoded by the coding sequence atggaagaagataCTGAGGTTTGggcggaagggcaagttaagcctaggttcattgggccttaccttATATTGAAATGTGTGGGACTGATTGCCTATCAACTTGACTTACCTTCAGAGTTTGATCAAATTCATGATGTGCTCCACATCTCTATGCTGAGGCGATATCATTCTGATCCTGCGCATATCGTCTCaactgaggagattgaggttagtcCAGATCTAACCTTTGAGGAAGAGCTGGTTCAGATTTTAGACTGTGACGTAAAGGTTCTCAGGAGGAAGCTGATGCCATTGGTTAAGGTACTATGGCATAATCACAGTTCAGAGGAAGCCATGTGGGAGCCCGAGGAGACGATGCGACAATAA